Proteins encoded in a region of the Prunus persica cultivar Lovell chromosome G4, Prunus_persica_NCBIv2, whole genome shotgun sequence genome:
- the LOC18780449 gene encoding kinesin-like protein KIN-14Q isoform X1: protein MEEEQHKQCRSLFEHEHDPLLLTDVSSQQNSSFSTANSHSDYTSLCSQLQRLTMVDPDSSSYANANEDCCVEIYQCTEVISTPKFSDPVANDGLDGRSMVGFSLTSPDLVICSGSPDIPQTSYGDSPEFLDGKFHQKMDSSIELSFENGINESQVTDTHKTPTVKFSNTLCQTFKEDLSPEASFELLPPSAIEDKLKEGSLPDISNNGGCTDDFLGGDSQMENCKSPEDNGNANVEGDYHKLLIGYEKQKKELQEMRNALEELKKQDKSKSKECQEAWKSLKELQNELMRKSMHVGSLAFAIEGQVKEKSRWFSSLRDLTRKLKIMKMDHIKLSEEALAYKKCIEDMNEVRSTIQSTLNQQVNLHKDLKTKFIEGAKERKELYNKVLELKGNIRVFCRCRPLNTEEVAAGASMAIDFESAKDGELNIKSNGATRRTFKFDAVFGPQADQADVFKDTAPFASSVLDGYNVCIFAYGQTGSGKTFTMQGTEEARGVNFRTLEELFRTIREREKLYRYDVSVSVLEVYNEQIRDLLVSGNQLGAASKRLEIRQVSEGIHHVPGLVEAQVNNMSEVWEVLQTGSNARAVGSTNANEHSSRSHCIHCVMVKGENLLNGECTRSKLWLVDLAGSERVAKTEVQGERLKETQNINRSLSALGDVISSLATKSSHIPFRNSKLTHLLQDSLGGDSKTLMFVQINPNENDLSETLCSLNFASRVRGIELGPAKRQLDTFELLRYKQMFEKTKLDVKSKDVQIRKMEETVHGLELKIKERDLKNKNLQDKVKELESQLLIERKLARQHVDMKIAEQHQQQMKHQQEEQTTTPARPPLTNRPLAAITLGKDQVNPIQPLMEKTNNKPPVPLHTMDGFVKHIDPTEKENNPEMAEQFLVPKKTGRASICPIFQRIPATFAPRRNSLIPLPSVPYRVQSPPHVLPLAPIAYDADKKVDADVSETDCLPEQTPCSSPKVIRNGCKKLNSILRRSLQKRTQIKSPMPPHMRKGVNVGMEKVRVSIGSRGRLAHRVLLGNGRRAGTKESQKNNSQREKERGWNMIGTAGRTAIKS, encoded by the exons ATGGAGGAGGAGCAGCATAAGCAATGCCGTTCTTTGTTCGAGCATGAGCACGACCCTCTTCTCCTCACCGACGTTTCTTCGCAGCAAAACAGCTCCTTTTCCACTGCCAACTCTCACTCTGACT ACACTTCACTTTGCTCGCAATTGCAACGCTTGACAATGGTGGATCCTGACTCTTCTTCTTATGCCAATGCAAATGAAG ATTGTTGTGTGGAAATTTATCAATGCACAGAAGTCATTAGTACACCAAAGTTCAGTGACCCAGTTGCAAATGACGGTCTTGATG GCCGGTCCATGGTAGGATTTTCACTTACCTCTCCTGATTTGGTGATCTGTTCTGGGTCACCCGATATACCCCAAACCAGCTACGGAGATTCCCCTGAGTTCTTGGATGGTAAATTCCATCAGAAGATGGATTCTTCTATCGAGCTCTCTTTCGAGAACGGAATCAACGAGTCTCAAGTTACAGATACCCATAAAACTCCAACTGTAAAGTTCTCAAACACATTGTGCCAAACTTTTAAAGAAGATTTGTCTCCTGAAGCTTCATTCGAGCTTCTTCCGCCTTCTGCCATTGAGGACAAGTTGAAGGAAGGTTCCCTTCCTGATATAAGCAACAATGGAGGTTGCACAGATGATTTCTTGGGTGGCGATTCTCAAATGGAAAACTGCAAATCACCGGAA GATAATGGCAATGCCAACGTTGAAGGGGACTATCATAAGCTGCTAATAGGGTatgagaaacagaaaaaagaattacAAGAGATGAGGAATGCATTGGAGGAGCTTAAAAAGCAAGACAAATCCAAGAGTAAAGAGtgccaagaagcttggaagtCTCTGAAGGAACTCCAAAACGAACTTATGCGCAAGTCTATGCATGTTGGATCTTTGG CTTTTGCCATCGAGGGACAAGTGAAAGAGAAGAGCAGATGGTTCTCATCATTGAGAGATTTGACAAGAAAACTTAAG ATTATGAAAATGGACCACATCAAGCTATCAGAGGAGGCATTGGCATATAAGAAATGCATTGAAGATATGAATGAAGTGAGATCTACTATTCAGTCCACTT tAAATCAGCAAGTAAATTTGCATAAAGATTTGAAGACTAAGTTTATTGAAGGGGCCAAAGAACGGAAAGAACTCTATAACAAGGTGTTAGAGTTGAAAG GAAACATAAGGGTCTTTTGCAGGTGCAGGCCTCTAAACACTGAGGAAGTTGCAGCAGGAGCTTCAATGGCTATTGATTTTGAATCTGCTAAAGATGGTGAGCTcaatattaaatcaaatggGGCTACTAGAAGGACCTTCAAGTTTGATGCTGTATTTGGCCCTCAAGCAGACCAAG CTGATGTTTTCAAAGACACAGCTCCATTTGCAAGCTCAGTTCTAGATGGGTACAATGTCTGCATCTTTGCATATGGGCAGACTGGAAGTGGAAAAACTTTTACAATGCAGGGCACAGAAGAAGCTCGGGGAGTCAATTTTAGGACTCTTGAGGAATTGTTTCGTACGATTAGAGAGCGAGAAAAGTTATATCGATATGATGTATCTGTTAGTGTGTTAGAAGTCTACAACGAACAAATACGAGATTTACTAGTTTCAGGGAATCAGCTGGGAGCAGCTTCCAAAAG GCTTGAAATAAGGCAAGTCAGTGAAGGGATACATCATGTTCCAGGACTGGTTGAGGCACAGGTAAACAACATGAGTGAAGTCTGGGAAGTTCTGCAAACTGGCAGTAATGCAAGGGCTGTTGGCTCAACCAATGCCAATGAGCATAGCAGCCGATCACACTG CATACACTGTGTAATGGTGAAGGGGGAGAATTTGTTGAATGGTGAATGCACAAGAAGCAAGCTTTGGTTGGTGGATCTAGCAGGGAGCGAACGTGTAGCAAAGACAGAAGTGCAAGGAGAACGACTCAAGGAAActcaaaatataaatagatCTCTATCGGCCCTTGGTGATGTCATATCTTCACTTGCAACTAAAAGCTCACACATACCTTTCAG GAACTCTAAGCTTACCCACTTGCTTCAAGACTCTCTAG gAGGAGACTCAAAGACACTCATGTTTGTTCAGATAAATCCTAATGAAAACGATTTGAGTGAGACCCTTTGCTCACTGAACTTTGCAAGTAGAGTGAGAGGGATAGAGTTGGGTCCAGCAAAGAGACAACTGGAcacttttgaacttttgagATACAAACAGATG TTTGAGAAAACCAAGCTAGATGTTAAAAGCAAAGATGTACAGATCCGGAAGATGGAGGAAACAGTCCATGGATTGGAATTGAAGATAAAAGAGAGAGacctgaaaaacaaaaacctgcAAGACAAG GTAAAAGAATTGGAATCACAACTTTTAATTGAGAGAAAGCTAGCACGTCAGCATGTGGACATGAAGATAGCTGAGCAGCACCAGCAGCAAATGAAACATCAACAAGAGGAGCAAACTACCACACCCGCAAGGCCACCTCTTACAAACCGACCTTTAGCAGCCATTACATTGGGAAAAGACCAAGTAAACCCTATTCAACCACTAATGGAGAAGACCAACAACAAACCCCCAGTACCACTTCATACAATGGATGGTTTTGTCAAGCATATTGATccaacagagaaagaaaacaacccTGAGATGGCTGAACAATTTCTTGTCCCAAAAAAAACTGGAAGGGCATCTATTTGTCCAATATTTCAGCGGATTCCAGCAACCTTTGCTCCAAGGCGCAACTCTCTAATCCCACTCCCAAGTGTACCATACCGTGTCCAATCCCCACCGCATGTATTACCATTGGCACCAATAGCATACGATGCTGATAAGAAAGTTGATGCAGATGTGTCTGAGACTGACTGCTTGCCTGAACAGACACCTTGTAGCAGTCCTAAAGTAATCAGAAATGGATGCAAGAAGCTAAACAGCATACTGAGACGAAGCCTCCAAAAGAGAACTCAGATAAAATCTCCAATGCCACCACACATGAGAAAAGGTGTGAATGTAGGGATGGAGAAGGTAAGGGTCTCAATAGGAAGTCGAGGGAGGTTGGCACACAGAGTGCTACTAGGAAATGGTAGAAGAGCTGGAACCAAAGAAAGTCAGAAGAATAATAGTCAAAGGGAAAAGGAGAGGGGATGGAATATGATTGGTACAGCAGGGAGAACTGCAATTAAAAGCTGA
- the LOC18780449 gene encoding kinesin-like protein KIN-14Q isoform X2 — protein MEEEQHKQCRSLFEHEHDPLLLTDVSSQQNSSFSTANSHSDYTSLCSQLQRLTMVDPDSSSYANANEGRSMVGFSLTSPDLVICSGSPDIPQTSYGDSPEFLDGKFHQKMDSSIELSFENGINESQVTDTHKTPTVKFSNTLCQTFKEDLSPEASFELLPPSAIEDKLKEGSLPDISNNGGCTDDFLGGDSQMENCKSPEDNGNANVEGDYHKLLIGYEKQKKELQEMRNALEELKKQDKSKSKECQEAWKSLKELQNELMRKSMHVGSLAFAIEGQVKEKSRWFSSLRDLTRKLKIMKMDHIKLSEEALAYKKCIEDMNEVRSTIQSTLNQQVNLHKDLKTKFIEGAKERKELYNKVLELKGNIRVFCRCRPLNTEEVAAGASMAIDFESAKDGELNIKSNGATRRTFKFDAVFGPQADQADVFKDTAPFASSVLDGYNVCIFAYGQTGSGKTFTMQGTEEARGVNFRTLEELFRTIREREKLYRYDVSVSVLEVYNEQIRDLLVSGNQLGAASKRLEIRQVSEGIHHVPGLVEAQVNNMSEVWEVLQTGSNARAVGSTNANEHSSRSHCIHCVMVKGENLLNGECTRSKLWLVDLAGSERVAKTEVQGERLKETQNINRSLSALGDVISSLATKSSHIPFRNSKLTHLLQDSLGGDSKTLMFVQINPNENDLSETLCSLNFASRVRGIELGPAKRQLDTFELLRYKQMFEKTKLDVKSKDVQIRKMEETVHGLELKIKERDLKNKNLQDKVKELESQLLIERKLARQHVDMKIAEQHQQQMKHQQEEQTTTPARPPLTNRPLAAITLGKDQVNPIQPLMEKTNNKPPVPLHTMDGFVKHIDPTEKENNPEMAEQFLVPKKTGRASICPIFQRIPATFAPRRNSLIPLPSVPYRVQSPPHVLPLAPIAYDADKKVDADVSETDCLPEQTPCSSPKVIRNGCKKLNSILRRSLQKRTQIKSPMPPHMRKGVNVGMEKVRVSIGSRGRLAHRVLLGNGRRAGTKESQKNNSQREKERGWNMIGTAGRTAIKS, from the exons ATGGAGGAGGAGCAGCATAAGCAATGCCGTTCTTTGTTCGAGCATGAGCACGACCCTCTTCTCCTCACCGACGTTTCTTCGCAGCAAAACAGCTCCTTTTCCACTGCCAACTCTCACTCTGACT ACACTTCACTTTGCTCGCAATTGCAACGCTTGACAATGGTGGATCCTGACTCTTCTTCTTATGCCAATGCAAATGAAG GCCGGTCCATGGTAGGATTTTCACTTACCTCTCCTGATTTGGTGATCTGTTCTGGGTCACCCGATATACCCCAAACCAGCTACGGAGATTCCCCTGAGTTCTTGGATGGTAAATTCCATCAGAAGATGGATTCTTCTATCGAGCTCTCTTTCGAGAACGGAATCAACGAGTCTCAAGTTACAGATACCCATAAAACTCCAACTGTAAAGTTCTCAAACACATTGTGCCAAACTTTTAAAGAAGATTTGTCTCCTGAAGCTTCATTCGAGCTTCTTCCGCCTTCTGCCATTGAGGACAAGTTGAAGGAAGGTTCCCTTCCTGATATAAGCAACAATGGAGGTTGCACAGATGATTTCTTGGGTGGCGATTCTCAAATGGAAAACTGCAAATCACCGGAA GATAATGGCAATGCCAACGTTGAAGGGGACTATCATAAGCTGCTAATAGGGTatgagaaacagaaaaaagaattacAAGAGATGAGGAATGCATTGGAGGAGCTTAAAAAGCAAGACAAATCCAAGAGTAAAGAGtgccaagaagcttggaagtCTCTGAAGGAACTCCAAAACGAACTTATGCGCAAGTCTATGCATGTTGGATCTTTGG CTTTTGCCATCGAGGGACAAGTGAAAGAGAAGAGCAGATGGTTCTCATCATTGAGAGATTTGACAAGAAAACTTAAG ATTATGAAAATGGACCACATCAAGCTATCAGAGGAGGCATTGGCATATAAGAAATGCATTGAAGATATGAATGAAGTGAGATCTACTATTCAGTCCACTT tAAATCAGCAAGTAAATTTGCATAAAGATTTGAAGACTAAGTTTATTGAAGGGGCCAAAGAACGGAAAGAACTCTATAACAAGGTGTTAGAGTTGAAAG GAAACATAAGGGTCTTTTGCAGGTGCAGGCCTCTAAACACTGAGGAAGTTGCAGCAGGAGCTTCAATGGCTATTGATTTTGAATCTGCTAAAGATGGTGAGCTcaatattaaatcaaatggGGCTACTAGAAGGACCTTCAAGTTTGATGCTGTATTTGGCCCTCAAGCAGACCAAG CTGATGTTTTCAAAGACACAGCTCCATTTGCAAGCTCAGTTCTAGATGGGTACAATGTCTGCATCTTTGCATATGGGCAGACTGGAAGTGGAAAAACTTTTACAATGCAGGGCACAGAAGAAGCTCGGGGAGTCAATTTTAGGACTCTTGAGGAATTGTTTCGTACGATTAGAGAGCGAGAAAAGTTATATCGATATGATGTATCTGTTAGTGTGTTAGAAGTCTACAACGAACAAATACGAGATTTACTAGTTTCAGGGAATCAGCTGGGAGCAGCTTCCAAAAG GCTTGAAATAAGGCAAGTCAGTGAAGGGATACATCATGTTCCAGGACTGGTTGAGGCACAGGTAAACAACATGAGTGAAGTCTGGGAAGTTCTGCAAACTGGCAGTAATGCAAGGGCTGTTGGCTCAACCAATGCCAATGAGCATAGCAGCCGATCACACTG CATACACTGTGTAATGGTGAAGGGGGAGAATTTGTTGAATGGTGAATGCACAAGAAGCAAGCTTTGGTTGGTGGATCTAGCAGGGAGCGAACGTGTAGCAAAGACAGAAGTGCAAGGAGAACGACTCAAGGAAActcaaaatataaatagatCTCTATCGGCCCTTGGTGATGTCATATCTTCACTTGCAACTAAAAGCTCACACATACCTTTCAG GAACTCTAAGCTTACCCACTTGCTTCAAGACTCTCTAG gAGGAGACTCAAAGACACTCATGTTTGTTCAGATAAATCCTAATGAAAACGATTTGAGTGAGACCCTTTGCTCACTGAACTTTGCAAGTAGAGTGAGAGGGATAGAGTTGGGTCCAGCAAAGAGACAACTGGAcacttttgaacttttgagATACAAACAGATG TTTGAGAAAACCAAGCTAGATGTTAAAAGCAAAGATGTACAGATCCGGAAGATGGAGGAAACAGTCCATGGATTGGAATTGAAGATAAAAGAGAGAGacctgaaaaacaaaaacctgcAAGACAAG GTAAAAGAATTGGAATCACAACTTTTAATTGAGAGAAAGCTAGCACGTCAGCATGTGGACATGAAGATAGCTGAGCAGCACCAGCAGCAAATGAAACATCAACAAGAGGAGCAAACTACCACACCCGCAAGGCCACCTCTTACAAACCGACCTTTAGCAGCCATTACATTGGGAAAAGACCAAGTAAACCCTATTCAACCACTAATGGAGAAGACCAACAACAAACCCCCAGTACCACTTCATACAATGGATGGTTTTGTCAAGCATATTGATccaacagagaaagaaaacaacccTGAGATGGCTGAACAATTTCTTGTCCCAAAAAAAACTGGAAGGGCATCTATTTGTCCAATATTTCAGCGGATTCCAGCAACCTTTGCTCCAAGGCGCAACTCTCTAATCCCACTCCCAAGTGTACCATACCGTGTCCAATCCCCACCGCATGTATTACCATTGGCACCAATAGCATACGATGCTGATAAGAAAGTTGATGCAGATGTGTCTGAGACTGACTGCTTGCCTGAACAGACACCTTGTAGCAGTCCTAAAGTAATCAGAAATGGATGCAAGAAGCTAAACAGCATACTGAGACGAAGCCTCCAAAAGAGAACTCAGATAAAATCTCCAATGCCACCACACATGAGAAAAGGTGTGAATGTAGGGATGGAGAAGGTAAGGGTCTCAATAGGAAGTCGAGGGAGGTTGGCACACAGAGTGCTACTAGGAAATGGTAGAAGAGCTGGAACCAAAGAAAGTCAGAAGAATAATAGTCAAAGGGAAAAGGAGAGGGGATGGAATATGATTGGTACAGCAGGGAGAACTGCAATTAAAAGCTGA
- the LOC18780968 gene encoding ankyrin repeat-containing protein At5g02620, whose product MEYMDRFLHDAATKGDLSFLEKIRNGDVSIDLASQKTPKDNNVLHIAAEFKQMNFFKEVKFHHPQSPRFWDTNKNRETPLHVAARVGCDEIVEFIIAKMKPLEEVDLEDGPINEEEITPAAEETTPSGEEILQHYEESRSSAEENRPVDGEIRSSAEEIRPNRSVDGEIRPDGVKPYKKLLRMKNSEKDTALHVAVRYRHDRVVAQLMKADPELCCFTNSAAESPLFLAVRTGSPSIALYILNESPSDRPPSFQGTNGVTALHAAVTRRPLTHQGIVATMVSKNHEIIKQADDIGWTPLHYAALRGNLKATQLLIGKEKSACYILDKLGLSALHIAAYAGHTKILEELIGCEPATCHLVNHKGQTALHAAVVGEKINVIKYVLKTPKLGRLLNQADNEGNTPLHLAAICRNHGMIKILSTDPRLDKTAINKKFLTVADILREDKMEQKERTNSAEVRKYPIWSLTAGVPYFQQQITLVFTNLESPEKKDEADTPAITHGTLKRHDTKLLVATLIATVTFAASINVPGGFKTDGRPALEDNAYFRVCGVFNMYAFFFSVLAISNEYAPLRFLSTHLPTPASLIQFSIGGMVIAFVAAILALSQPKRPNESLFKYLFGTPVDLVLGLIFAIFVCALVLIPIYRSQLQIMRGIRIRELRNYVI is encoded by the exons ATGGAATACATGGATCGTTTTCTGCATGACGCAGCAACAAAGGGTGATCTTagttttttggaaaaaattagaaatggtGATGTATCGATTGATCTTGCAAGTCAGAAAACGCCTAAAGACAACAATGTTCTTCACATTGCGGCTGAATTCAAGCAAATGAATTTCTTTAAAGAAGTCAAGTTTCATCATCCTCAATCTCCACGGTTTTGGGACACCAACAAGAACCGCGAAACTCCTCTCCATGTTGCTGCAAGAGTAGGATGTGATGAAATAGTGGAGTTCATCATTGCTAAGATGAAACCTCTTGAAGAAGTTGATTTGGAAGACGGACCAATTAATGAGGAGGAAATCACACCAGCTGCTGAGGAAACCACGCCATCTGGTGAGGAAATCTTACAACATTATGAGGAAAGCAGATCATCTGCTGAGGAAAACAGACCAGTTGATGGGGAAATCAGATCATCTGCTGAGGAAATAAGACCAAACAGATCAGTTGATGGGGAAATCAGACCAGATGGTGTTAAACCTTATAAAAAACTACTCCGAATGAAAAATTCGGAAAAGGATACAGCATTGCATGTTGCTGTACGATATCGTCACGATAGGGTGGTGGCTCAGTTAATGAAAGCCGATCCTGAATTATGTTGTTTTACTAATAGCGCCGCAGAGTCACCCTTATTCCTAGCTGTTAGAACGGGCTCTCCAAGCATTGCTCTTTATATTCTAAACGAGTCTCCCTCTGATAGACCTCCTTCTTTTCAGGGGACAAATGGTGTGACAGCTTTGCATGCAGCTGTCACTCGCAGACCCCTTACCCACCAAG GCATCGTGGCAACTATGGTTTCCAAAAATCATGAAATAATCAAACAAGCAGACGACATTGGGTGGACTCCCTTACACTATGCAGCATTGAGAGGTAACCTTAAAGCAACTCAACTGCTGATTGGAAAGGAGAAGTCTGCTTGTTACATCTTGGACAAACTTGGGTTGTCAGCTCTCCACATCGCCGCATATGCAGGGCACACCAAAATATTGGAAGAGTTGATTGGATGTGAGCCTGCTACTTGTCATTTGGTCAACCACAAAGGTCAAACAGCTCTGCATGCTGCCGTCGTAGGTGAAAAAATAAACGTTATAAAGTACGTTCTGAAGACGCCTAAGCTTGGGAGACTTCTAAATCAAGCAGATAACGAAGGGAACACTCCTTTGCATCTTGCTGCCATTTGCCGAAATCATGGAATGATAAAAATCTTGTCAACAGACCCTAGGTTGGACAAAACGGCtatcaataaaaaattcttaacGGTTGCCGACATTTTGCGCGAGGACAAGATGGAACAAAAG GAGAGGACCAATAGTGCCGAGGTTAGGAAGTACCCGATTTGGTCCTTGACCGCTGGGGTGCCATATTTTCAACAACAAATCACCCTTGTGTTTACGAATTTAGAATCTCCGGAGAAGAAAGATGAGGCTGATACGCCAGCCATTACACATGGGACCTTGAAAAGACATGATACCAAACTATTGGTAGCAACGCTCATTGCAACCGTCACATTTGCAGCGTCCATCAATGTTCCTGGAGGGTTCAAAACCGACGGAAGGCCGGCTTTAGAAGACAATGCATATTTCCGAGTGTGTGGGGTTTTTAACATGTATGCCTTCTTTTTCTCAGTTCTTGCGATATCTAACGAATACGCTCCGCTACGGTTCCTATCTACCCATTTACCCACACCTGCAAGTCTCATTCAGTTTTCAATTGGTGGGATGGTAATAGCATTTGTTGCAGCCATACTGGCATTGTCGCAGCCAAAACGCCCCAATGAAAGTCTgtttaaatatttgtttggCACACCCGTTGATTTGGTGCTCGGTCTAATATTTGCCATATTTGTTTGCGCATTAGTTTTAATCCCCATTTATAGGTCTCAACTGCAAATAATGCGGGGGATAAGGATCCGTGAGCTCCGGAACTACGTTATTTGA
- the LOC18780944 gene encoding ankyrin repeat-containing protein At5g02620: protein MDPSVYKAARSGDVGLLKIVEKKASTGFFLQKTPKGNNVLHIAAEFKQIAFFINTPLDDHQCRPLFWAANNKGNTPLHVAARVGSDEIVEFLIKHAKKQPPTGGADLESGREAHKELLERTNMEKETALHVALRYGYQRVAHLLIEANPELTCLTNMVNESPLFLATSKDYMQTANMILKHCPESSFQGVNGVTALHAVVTHKSELAIKTLKLMIRKNGDAIKEADAIGWTPLHYAALKGNLEATKLLLEKPDVSASYMLDKSGMSALHVAAFAGHKEVMEELIRRHPDICDLVNHKGQTALHIAVLAGQETLVKYILKEPNLAGIIHEKDQDGNTALHLAAINQDYKIMKLLAADGRLDNTAFNRQLLKAADIFHSGKLEEQGICHVTTKLSKLLGKSIGVQCFQRGVNFRFWRSETWEREASNDTPQSQMPTLAVNITAKKEKPQVKAEEQPLQRRDTRLLIATLILGISFAAAITVPGGTRPDGRPVLQGKPAYSVYLVCNWFSFMVSALTIYNDILDRKVVRIKVAAQLIQWSVSSLIIAFVAAAMATAAKDNNWTNFQFGLVLATGSTIEQSSLHVLVRLKLVRVKLVGRDSESSTLHPSLSFPPLV from the exons ATGGATCCTTCTGTGTATAAGGCGGCCAGATCGGGTGATGTTGGTTTATTGAAAATAGTTGAGAAGAAGGCTTCAACTGgattttttcttcagaaaacGCCTAAAGGCAACAATGTTCTCCACATTGCTGCTGAATTCAAGCAAATAGCTTTCTTCATAAACACCCCACTTGATGATCATCAATGTCGTCCACTGTTTTGGGCCGCTAACAACAAGGGCAACACTCCCCTGCATGTTGCGGCCAGAGTTGGCTCCGATGAGATCGTAGAGTTCCTTATTAAACATGCAAAGAAGCAGCCGCCCACTGGAGGAGCCGATTTGGAAAGCGGCCGCGAAGCTCATAAAGAGTTGCTCGAAAGGACTAATATGGAAAAGGAGACAGCATTGCATGTTGCTCTCCGGTATGGCTACCAAAGAGTGGCCCACTTACTAATCGAAGCCAATCCTGAATTGACTTGTTTAACTAACATGGTGAACGAGTCGCCGTTGTTCTTGGCTACGTCTAAGGACTATATGCAGACTGCCAATATGATTTTAAAGCACTGTCCCGAGTCTTCTTTCCAAGGTGTCAATGGTGTCACAGCTTTGCATGCCGTGGTAACTCACAAAAGTGAATTAGCCATAA AAACTTTGAAGCTTATGATCCGCAAAAATGGTGATGCAATTAAAGAAGCTGATGCAATTGGATGGACTCCCTTACACTACGCAGCATTAAAAGGGAACCTTGAAGCAACCAAACTACTGTTGGAGAAACCCGATGTCTCTGCTTCTTACATGTTGGACAAATCTGGAATGTCAGCTCTTCACGTGGCGGCCTTTGCAGGTCACAAAGAAGTAATGGAAGAGCTTATTAGGCGTCACCCTGATATTTGCGATTTGGTCAACCACAAAGGTCAAACGGCTCTGCATATTGCAGTTTTAGCTGGACAAGAAACTCTTgtcaaatatatattgaaggaGCCTAATCTTGCGGGAATAATACATGAAAAAGACCAAGATGGTAACACCGCTTTGCATCTAGCTGCTATTAACCAAGATTATAAAATCATGAAACTTTTGGCAGCAGACGGGAGACTGGATAACACTGCTTTCAATCGTCAACTCTTAAAGGCAGCCGACATTTTTCATAGCGGCAAACTTGAAGAACAG GGCATATGTCATGTTACTACTAAGCTTTCAAAGCTCCTGGGGAAGTCCATTGGCGTGCAATGTTTTCAACGGGGTGTCAATTTCCGTTTTTGGAGATCGGAAACTTGGGAAAGAGAGGCCTCAAACGACACGCCGCAGTCGCAGATGCCGACCCTGGCTGTTAACATTAcagccaagaaagaaaagccACAAGTTAAAGCGGAGGAGCAGCCCCTGCAGAGACGCGACACCAGGCTGCTGATAGCGACACTAATCCTAGGCATCTCATTTGCGGCGGCTATCACTGTTCCAGGAGGCACAAGACCAGACGGAAGGCCGGTTTTACAAGGAAAACCAGCTTATTCAGTGTATTTAGTCTGCAACTGGTTCTCCTTCATGGTGTCAGCTCTCACGATTTACAATGACATATTGGACAGAAAAGTCGTTCGAATCAAAGTAGCAGCACAACTGATTCAGTGGTCCGTTTCCTCATTGATTATCGCATTCGTTGCGGCCGCGATGGCAACGGCGGCCAAAGACAACAACTGGACGAACTTTCAGTTTGGCCTCGTCTTGGCGACTGGTTCTACT ATTGAACAATCTTCCCTTCATGTTCTTGTGAGGCTAAAACTGGTTCGAGTGAAGTTAGTTGGCCGGGACAGTGAGTCTTCCACTTTACACCCTAGTTTAAGTTTCCCTCCCTTAGTTTGA